The following are encoded together in the Kribbella voronezhensis genome:
- a CDS encoding DUF3618 domain-containing protein, which translates to MTTTKNTEVSETEALRADLENTRQHLADTVQELSRQLNVPRRIKESAAQARHRAAEAAGTAGHRAADAASTASHRAANVASTASQRAAAVAGTAGHRAAEVAGTAGQRAAAVAGSTGERAKQVPGLTKQHPGITAAISGVVAGAAAVWIAGGGK; encoded by the coding sequence ATGACCACCACCAAGAACACCGAGGTGAGCGAGACCGAGGCGCTCCGGGCGGATCTGGAAAACACCAGGCAGCACCTGGCCGACACCGTGCAGGAGCTCAGCCGGCAACTGAACGTTCCCCGCCGCATCAAGGAGTCGGCCGCCCAGGCCCGCCACCGCGCCGCGGAGGCAGCAGGCACAGCCGGCCACCGAGCCGCCGACGCCGCGAGCACAGCAAGCCACCGCGCGGCCAACGTCGCGAGCACAGCCAGCCAGCGAGCCGCGGCAGTAGCCGGCACAGCTGGTCACCGCGCAGCAGAAGTCGCCGGTACTGCGGGACAGCGGGCCGCTGCGGTCGCCGGGAGCACAGGTGAGCGGGCCAAGCAGGTGCCTGGTCTCACCAAGCAGCATCCGGGCATCACCGCCGCGATCAGCGGCGTGGTCGCCGGAGCCGCGGCCGTCTGGATCGCGGGCGGTGGAAAGTGA
- a CDS encoding glyoxalase superfamily protein, whose product MDWKLELVSVPVSDVDRAKAFYTEQVGFHADHDHQVTDELRFVQLTPPGSACSIAIGTGLPQAAPGSVRGLQIVVADVAAARAELVERGVEVSDIEEFPWGNFAFFNDPDGNSWSLQQLPTWR is encoded by the coding sequence ATGGACTGGAAGCTGGAACTCGTCTCGGTACCGGTGTCCGACGTGGACCGGGCGAAGGCGTTCTACACCGAGCAGGTCGGATTCCATGCCGACCACGACCACCAGGTCACCGACGAGCTGCGCTTCGTCCAGCTCACACCCCCGGGATCGGCCTGCTCGATCGCCATCGGCACCGGGTTGCCGCAGGCGGCACCGGGTTCGGTCCGCGGCCTCCAGATCGTCGTCGCCGATGTAGCCGCCGCCCGGGCCGAACTGGTCGAGCGCGGCGTCGAGGTCTCAGACATCGAGGAGTTCCCCTGGGGCAACTTCGCCTTCTTCAACGACCCGGACGGCAACAGCTGGTCCCTCCAACAACTCCCCACCTGGCGCTGA
- a CDS encoding MDR family MFS transporter, with protein sequence MSATQTLVPPAGPPAAGGPTGGPAGAPADSETAPTGVRADPELTHREILEILAGLLAALFTAVLSSTIVSNALPTIIADLEGTQTQYTWVITASLLAMTVSTPVWGKLSDLMSKKLLVQLAIVLFVIGSALAGMAHNVPFLIGARVLQGLAMGGLMALAQAIIGAAIPPRDRGRYSGYMGAVVAVATVSGPLLGGVIVDTSWLGWRWCFYVCVPLAVLSLIVLQRYLHLPLIKRKVKMDYAGALLISAAASLPLIWVTFAGDHFPWWSRETAAFLGGAALLAILAIVVESKASEPLVPLKVVRERTTALAILASLAVGVAMFGSAVFLGQYFQIARGYSATEAGLLTIPMMFGSFVGSVGAGQLITRFGKWKRYLVLGGLFLVAGLAVLGTIDHTSPYWYVGLGMLGMGMGMGMMMQNLVLAVQNTVDVSEVGAASASVTFFRSLGGAVGVSVLGAVLATRVTDLITSNLRALGPAGAQAGQALQDGSGKSVLDVGALPPQLATIVRHAYGDATGRIFAIAAGAALVSLLAVLFIREVPLRRTVAMTDPDAGPADGLPEADLAAAAAPGAGSPGVVPVPDDDASRAAAVALDVIASAERTALEREREATERVHAAATVIRQMRTDVADLFTRVDQQLAELEQTLPGVESDHPMAPVLDTQREQGALVGELRRYELSVLSASQRTADHLRETAKTEADELLAAARLEEEAIRQRIAELEAVEVRLLGAVRDGLSATPPPPAAPPQAINSHRPDATVDHGNGYPTHGKERQAFG encoded by the coding sequence ATGTCTGCCACGCAAACCTTGGTCCCGCCCGCAGGACCGCCCGCAGCAGGAGGCCCCACGGGAGGCCCCGCAGGAGCGCCGGCCGACTCCGAGACGGCGCCGACCGGAGTACGGGCTGATCCTGAGCTGACGCACCGGGAGATCCTCGAGATCCTGGCCGGGTTGCTGGCGGCGCTGTTCACCGCGGTACTCAGCTCGACCATCGTCAGCAACGCCCTGCCGACGATCATCGCCGACCTCGAAGGCACCCAGACGCAGTACACCTGGGTGATCACCGCCAGCCTGCTGGCGATGACCGTGTCCACCCCGGTCTGGGGCAAGCTGTCCGACCTGATGAGCAAGAAGCTGCTGGTGCAGCTGGCGATCGTCCTGTTCGTGATCGGCTCGGCGCTGGCCGGGATGGCCCACAACGTGCCGTTCCTGATCGGCGCCCGGGTCCTGCAAGGCCTCGCGATGGGCGGCCTGATGGCGCTGGCCCAGGCGATCATCGGCGCCGCGATCCCACCCCGGGACCGAGGCCGGTACTCCGGCTACATGGGCGCCGTCGTCGCCGTCGCCACCGTCAGCGGTCCGCTGCTCGGCGGGGTCATCGTGGACACCTCCTGGCTCGGCTGGCGCTGGTGCTTCTACGTCTGTGTGCCGCTCGCGGTGCTCAGCCTCATCGTTCTGCAGCGCTATCTCCACCTCCCGCTGATCAAGCGCAAGGTGAAGATGGACTACGCAGGCGCCCTGCTGATCAGCGCGGCCGCCAGCCTGCCGCTGATCTGGGTCACCTTCGCCGGCGACCACTTCCCCTGGTGGTCGCGCGAGACCGCGGCGTTCCTGGGCGGCGCTGCTCTTCTCGCCATCCTGGCGATCGTCGTCGAGAGCAAGGCCAGCGAGCCGCTCGTACCGCTGAAGGTCGTCCGTGAGCGCACCACGGCGCTGGCGATCCTGGCCAGCCTCGCGGTCGGCGTCGCGATGTTCGGCAGTGCGGTCTTCCTCGGCCAGTACTTCCAGATCGCCCGCGGTTACAGCGCCACCGAGGCCGGGCTGCTGACGATCCCCATGATGTTCGGGTCGTTCGTCGGCTCGGTCGGGGCCGGACAACTCATCACGCGCTTCGGCAAGTGGAAGCGGTACCTCGTCCTCGGCGGCCTGTTCCTGGTCGCGGGACTCGCCGTCCTGGGCACGATCGACCACACCAGCCCGTACTGGTACGTCGGCCTCGGGATGCTCGGGATGGGCATGGGCATGGGCATGATGATGCAGAACCTGGTTCTCGCCGTACAGAACACCGTCGACGTCAGCGAGGTGGGTGCTGCCAGCGCCTCGGTCACGTTCTTCCGCAGTCTCGGTGGTGCTGTCGGAGTCTCCGTGCTCGGCGCGGTCCTTGCGACCAGGGTGACGGACCTGATCACCTCGAATCTGCGCGCTCTCGGCCCTGCCGGAGCTCAAGCCGGTCAGGCGCTCCAGGACGGGTCGGGGAAGAGCGTGCTGGATGTCGGAGCGCTCCCGCCGCAGCTGGCGACCATCGTGCGGCATGCGTACGGCGATGCGACCGGGCGCATCTTCGCCATCGCGGCCGGCGCCGCCCTGGTGAGTCTGTTGGCGGTGCTGTTCATCCGCGAGGTCCCGCTGCGCCGGACCGTCGCGATGACCGATCCCGACGCAGGGCCCGCGGACGGGCTGCCTGAAGCGGATCTGGCCGCGGCGGCGGCGCCCGGTGCGGGAAGTCCAGGTGTCGTGCCGGTGCCCGACGACGACGCGTCGCGGGCAGCGGCCGTCGCGCTGGACGTGATCGCCTCGGCTGAGCGGACCGCGTTGGAGCGTGAGCGGGAGGCGACCGAGCGGGTTCACGCGGCGGCAACGGTGATCCGGCAGATGCGGACCGATGTGGCCGACCTGTTCACCCGGGTCGACCAGCAGCTTGCGGAGCTGGAGCAGACGCTGCCCGGAGTCGAGAGCGATCATCCGATGGCGCCGGTGCTGGACACGCAACGTGAGCAGGGCGCGCTGGTCGGAGAGCTGCGCCGGTACGAGCTGAGCGTGCTGAGTGCGAGCCAGCGGACGGCCGATCACCTCCGCGAGACCGCGAAGACCGAGGCCGACGAGCTGCTGGCGGCGGCCCGGCTCGAAGAAGAGGCGATCAGGCAGCGCATCGCGGAGCTGGAAGCAGTTGAGGTGCGCCTGCTCGGCGCCGTACGCGATGGTCTGTCGGCTACTCCACCCCCGCCCGCTGCGCCTCCGCAGGCGATCAACTCGCATCGCCCGGATGCCACTGTCGACCACGGCAACGGCTATCCCACCCACGGGAAGGAGCGCCAGGCCTTCGGGTAG
- a CDS encoding phage holin family protein, which translates to MTTHPSAVREDGHRTGQDEHIGALVAQLSSDVSRLVRDELQLAKAELKDKGKEAGIGIGLFGGAGTVAVYGVGALVAAAILGLAAAVPAWLSALLIALVLFAIAGVAALLGKRHVSHATPPLPQQAVEGVHEDLEALKGHEPEGRAVR; encoded by the coding sequence ATGACGACGCACCCATCCGCCGTCCGGGAGGACGGCCACCGGACCGGCCAGGACGAGCACATCGGCGCCTTGGTGGCCCAGTTGAGCAGCGATGTGAGCCGGCTGGTCCGCGACGAGCTTCAGCTCGCCAAGGCCGAGCTGAAGGACAAAGGCAAGGAAGCCGGGATCGGCATCGGGTTGTTCGGTGGCGCGGGGACGGTCGCCGTGTACGGCGTGGGCGCGCTGGTGGCGGCCGCCATCCTCGGCCTCGCGGCCGCGGTACCGGCTTGGTTGTCGGCGCTGTTGATCGCGCTCGTCCTGTTCGCGATCGCCGGGGTGGCCGCGTTGCTGGGGAAGCGGCATGTCAGCCACGCGACCCCGCCGCTGCCGCAGCAGGCCGTCGAGGGAGTTCACGAGGACCTGGAAGCGCTGAAGGGCCACGAGCCGGAAGGTAGGGCAGTTCGATGA
- a CDS encoding DUF4235 domain-containing protein, whose translation MTKAAKLAYRPFGLLSGIAGGLVAGAVFKQVWRRISDEEDAPNALQSEYPWREVLLAAALQGAVYAVVKAAIDRGGAKAFERWTGEWPGN comes from the coding sequence GTGACCAAGGCCGCCAAGCTCGCCTACCGCCCGTTCGGCCTGCTGTCCGGTATCGCCGGCGGCTTGGTCGCCGGTGCCGTCTTCAAGCAGGTCTGGCGCCGGATCAGCGACGAGGAAGACGCCCCGAACGCGCTGCAATCGGAATATCCGTGGCGCGAGGTCCTGCTCGCCGCCGCCCTCCAGGGCGCCGTTTACGCCGTGGTCAAAGCGGCCATCGACCGCGGCGGCGCGAAGGCCTTCGAACGCTGGACCGGCGAATGGCCGGGTAACTGA